In the Streptomyces sp. BHT-5-2 genome, one interval contains:
- a CDS encoding metal-sulfur cluster assembly factor: MTDTPTTTKPASEEEVREALYDVVDPELGIDVVNLGLIYGIHIDDANIATIDMTLTSAACPLTDVIEDQARSATDGIVNELKINWVWMPPWGPDKITDDGREQLRALGFNV; the protein is encoded by the coding sequence ATGACCGACACCCCGACCACCACCAAGCCGGCCTCGGAGGAAGAGGTCCGCGAGGCGCTGTACGACGTCGTCGACCCCGAGCTGGGCATCGACGTCGTCAACCTCGGCCTGATCTACGGCATCCACATCGACGACGCCAACATCGCCACCATCGACATGACGCTGACCTCGGCGGCCTGCCCGCTGACCGACGTCATCGAGGACCAGGCGCGGTCCGCCACGGACGGCATCGTCAACGAGCTGAAGATCAACTGGGTCTGGATGCCGCCGTGGGGCCCGGACAAGATCACCGACGACGGCCGCGAGCAGCT
- the sufU gene encoding Fe-S cluster assembly sulfur transfer protein SufU, with the protein MKLDSMYQDVILDHYKHPHGRGLRDGDAEVHHVNPTCGDEITLRVKYDGTTIEDVSYEGQGCSISQASASVLNDLLVGKELGDAQRIQETFLELMQSKGQVEPDDAMEEVLEDAVAFAGVSKYPARVKCALLSWMAWKDATAKALSQEAKTA; encoded by the coding sequence GTGAAGCTGGATTCCATGTACCAGGACGTCATCCTGGACCACTACAAGCACCCTCATGGGCGCGGTCTTCGGGACGGCGACGCCGAGGTGCACCACGTCAACCCCACGTGCGGTGACGAGATCACGCTGCGCGTGAAGTACGACGGCACGACGATCGAGGACGTGTCCTACGAGGGCCAGGGCTGCTCCATCAGCCAGGCCAGTGCGTCGGTGCTCAACGACCTCCTGGTCGGCAAGGAGCTCGGCGACGCGCAGCGGATCCAGGAGACGTTCCTGGAGCTGATGCAGTCCAAGGGCCAGGTGGAGCCGGACGACGCCATGGAGGAGGTGCTGGAGGACGCGGTGGCGTTCGCCGGCGTCTCGAAGTACCCGGCGCGCGTGAAGTGCGCCCTGCTCAGCTGGATGGCCTGGAAGGACGCCACGGCCAAGGCCCTTTCCCAGGAGGCGAAGACCGCATGA
- a CDS encoding cysteine desulfurase, with the protein MTQLPGLLDTEAIRKDFPLLDRQVHDGKKIVYLDNAATSQKPRQVLDALSAYYERHNANVHRGVHVLAEEATALYEGARDKVAAFVNAPSRDEVIFTKNASESLNLVANMLGWADEPYRVDRDTEIVITEMEHHSNIVPWQLLSQRTGAKLKWFGLTDDGRLDLSNIDEVITERTKVVSFTLVSNLLGTFNPVETIVRRAQEVGALVVIDASQAAPHMPLDVQALQADFVAFTGHKMCGPTGIGVLWGRQELLEDLPPFLGGGEMIETVSMHSSTYAPAPHKFEAGTPPIAQAVGLGAAVDYLTSIGMDKIAAHEHAITEYAVKRLLEVPDLKIIGPSTAEDRGATISFTLGDIHPHDVGQVLDEQGIAVRVGHHCARPVCLRYGIPATTRASFYLYSTPAEVDALVEGLEYVRNFFG; encoded by the coding sequence GTGACACAGCTGCCGGGCCTCCTCGACACAGAGGCGATCCGCAAGGACTTCCCCCTCCTGGACCGCCAGGTCCACGACGGCAAGAAGATCGTGTACCTGGACAACGCGGCGACCTCGCAGAAGCCGCGCCAGGTGCTGGACGCCCTGAGTGCCTACTACGAACGTCACAACGCCAACGTCCACCGCGGCGTGCACGTGCTCGCCGAGGAGGCCACGGCGCTGTACGAAGGCGCCCGCGACAAGGTCGCCGCCTTCGTCAACGCACCGAGCCGCGACGAGGTGATCTTCACCAAGAACGCCTCGGAGTCGCTCAACCTCGTGGCCAACATGCTCGGTTGGGCCGACGAACCCTACCGCGTGGACCGCGACACCGAGATCGTCATCACGGAGATGGAGCACCACTCCAACATCGTTCCGTGGCAGCTGCTCTCGCAGCGCACCGGCGCGAAGCTGAAGTGGTTCGGGCTGACCGACGACGGCCGGCTGGACCTCTCGAACATCGACGAGGTCATCACCGAGCGCACCAAGGTCGTCTCCTTCACCCTGGTGTCCAACCTCCTGGGCACGTTCAACCCGGTCGAGACGATCGTCCGCCGCGCCCAGGAGGTCGGCGCGCTGGTGGTGATCGACGCCTCGCAGGCCGCGCCGCACATGCCGCTGGACGTGCAGGCGCTGCAGGCCGACTTCGTGGCCTTCACCGGCCACAAGATGTGCGGCCCGACCGGTATCGGCGTGCTGTGGGGCCGCCAGGAGCTGCTGGAGGACCTCCCGCCGTTCCTCGGCGGTGGCGAGATGATCGAGACCGTCTCGATGCACTCCTCCACCTACGCCCCCGCGCCGCACAAGTTCGAGGCCGGTACGCCCCCGATCGCCCAGGCCGTCGGCCTCGGCGCCGCGGTGGACTACCTCACCTCGATCGGCATGGACAAGATCGCCGCGCATGAGCACGCGATCACCGAGTACGCCGTCAAGCGGCTGCTGGAGGTCCCCGACCTGAAGATCATCGGCCCGAGCACGGCCGAGGACCGCGGGGCGACGATCTCCTTCACGCTCGGCGACATCCACCCGCACGACGTGGGCCAGGTCCTCGACGAACAGGGCATCGCGGTCCGGGTCGGGCACCACTGCGCGCGCCCCGTCTGCCTGCGCTACGGAATTCCCGCGACCACGCGAGCGTCGTTCTATCTGTACTCCACCCCGGCCGAGGTCGACGCCCTGGTCGAGGGCCTGGAATACGTGCGCAACTTCTTCGGTTAA
- the sufC gene encoding Fe-S cluster assembly ATPase SufC, with amino-acid sequence MATLEIHDLHVSVEAENGQREILKGVDLTVKQGETHAIMGPNGSGKSTLAYSLAGHPKYTITGGTVTLDGEDVLEMSVDERARAGVFLAMQYPVEVPGVSVSNFLRTSATAIRGEAPKLRLWVKEVKEAMERLQMDPAFAERNVNEGFSGGEKKRHEILQLELLKPKIAILDETDSGLDVDALRIVSEGVNRVRETGEVGTLLITHYTRILRYIKPDHVHVFANGKIAESGGPELADKLEAEGYEAYVKGGTTA; translated from the coding sequence ATGGCAACGCTTGAGATCCACGACCTGCACGTCTCCGTCGAGGCCGAGAACGGCCAGCGCGAGATCCTGAAGGGCGTCGACCTGACCGTGAAGCAGGGCGAGACGCACGCCATCATGGGCCCCAACGGCTCCGGCAAGTCGACCCTCGCCTACTCCCTCGCGGGTCACCCGAAGTACACGATCACCGGTGGCACCGTCACCCTCGACGGCGAGGACGTCCTGGAGATGTCCGTCGACGAGCGGGCCCGGGCCGGCGTCTTCCTCGCCATGCAGTACCCGGTCGAGGTCCCCGGTGTCTCGGTCTCCAACTTCCTGCGCACCTCCGCCACCGCCATCCGCGGCGAGGCCCCCAAGCTGCGGCTGTGGGTCAAGGAGGTCAAGGAGGCCATGGAGCGCCTCCAGATGGACCCCGCCTTCGCCGAGCGCAACGTCAACGAGGGCTTCTCCGGCGGTGAGAAGAAGCGCCACGAGATCCTCCAGCTGGAGCTGCTCAAGCCGAAGATCGCGATCCTCGACGAGACCGACTCCGGCCTCGACGTCGACGCGCTCCGCATCGTCTCCGAGGGCGTCAACCGCGTCCGTGAGACCGGGGAGGTCGGCACCCTGCTGATCACCCACTACACGCGCATCCTGCGCTACATCAAGCCCGACCACGTCCACGTCTTCGCCAACGGCAAGATCGCCGAGTCCGGCGGCCCGGAGCTGGCGGACAAGCTGGAGGCCGAGGGCTACGAGGCATACGTGAAGGGTGGTACGACCGCGTGA
- a CDS encoding non-heme iron oxygenase ferredoxin subunit, translating to MTYVRAAALSELEEDTPKRVEIDGTPVSLVRTEGEVFAINDICSHANVSLSEGEVEDCAIECWLHGSSFDLRTGKPSGLPATRPVPVYPVKIEGDDVLVSVTQES from the coding sequence ATGACCTACGTACGCGCGGCCGCGCTGAGCGAGCTGGAGGAGGACACCCCGAAGAGGGTGGAGATCGACGGCACGCCGGTCTCGCTCGTCCGCACCGAGGGCGAGGTGTTCGCGATCAACGACATCTGCTCGCACGCGAACGTCTCCCTCTCCGAGGGCGAGGTCGAGGACTGCGCGATCGAGTGCTGGCTGCACGGCTCCAGCTTCGACCTGCGCACCGGCAAGCCGTCCGGCCTCCCCGCGACGCGCCCCGTCCCCGTTTACCCCGTAAAGATCGAAGGGGACGACGTGCTCGTCTCCGTCACCCAGGAGTCCTGA
- the sufD gene encoding Fe-S cluster assembly protein SufD has translation MAEAQTTIPAGSTTTGSIAVAAESTVATRMSAPPSFDVADFPVPHGREEEWRFTPLSRLRGLHDGTATAGGPDLKIDISAPEGVTHQLVDRADPRVGKAGKPVDRVAAQAYSAFEKASVVTVPKDTVLTEPIRIRVHGEGGTAFGHQVVELGAFAEAVVVIDHTGDGVLAANVDYLLGDGAKLTVVSVQDWDDTAVHCGQHNALVGRDATFKSVVVTFGGDLVRLHPRIDYQGPGGEAELYGLYFTEQGQHQEHRLFVDHDTPNCRSHVTYKGALQGQDAHAVWIGDVLIQAAATGTDTYELNRNLVLTDGARVDSVPNLEIETGEIVGAGHASATGRFDDEQLFYLMARGIPADEARRLVVRGFFAELVQQIGVPDVEERLMNKIESELEASAA, from the coding sequence ATGGCTGAGGCTCAGACGACCATCCCGGCGGGTTCCACGACCACCGGCTCCATCGCGGTGGCCGCGGAGTCCACCGTCGCCACCCGGATGAGCGCACCGCCGTCCTTCGACGTGGCGGACTTCCCCGTCCCGCACGGCCGCGAGGAGGAGTGGCGGTTCACGCCGCTCTCCCGGCTGCGCGGGCTGCACGACGGCACCGCCACCGCCGGCGGCCCGGACCTGAAGATCGACATCAGCGCGCCCGAGGGCGTCACCCACCAGCTCGTCGACCGTGCCGACCCGCGGGTCGGCAAGGCCGGCAAGCCGGTGGACCGGGTCGCCGCCCAGGCGTACAGCGCCTTCGAGAAGGCGTCCGTGGTCACCGTCCCCAAGGACACCGTGCTCACCGAGCCGATCCGGATCCGGGTGCACGGCGAGGGCGGCACCGCCTTCGGCCACCAGGTCGTCGAGCTGGGCGCGTTCGCCGAGGCCGTGGTCGTCATCGACCACACCGGTGACGGCGTGCTCGCCGCCAACGTCGACTACCTCCTCGGCGACGGCGCCAAGCTGACCGTGGTCTCCGTCCAGGACTGGGACGACACCGCCGTCCACTGCGGTCAGCACAACGCCCTGGTCGGCCGGGACGCCACCTTCAAGTCCGTGGTCGTCACCTTCGGCGGCGACCTGGTCCGCCTCCACCCGCGGATCGACTACCAGGGTCCCGGCGGCGAGGCCGAGCTCTACGGCCTGTACTTCACCGAGCAGGGCCAGCACCAGGAGCACCGCCTCTTCGTCGACCACGACACCCCCAACTGCCGCTCGCACGTGACGTACAAGGGCGCCCTCCAGGGCCAGGACGCGCACGCGGTGTGGATCGGCGACGTGCTGATCCAGGCGGCGGCCACCGGCACCGACACCTACGAGCTCAACCGCAACCTCGTCCTCACCGACGGCGCGCGGGTCGACTCGGTCCCCAACCTGGAGATCGAGACCGGCGAGATCGTCGGCGCCGGCCACGCCTCGGCGACCGGCCGGTTCGACGACGAGCAGCTCTTCTACCTGATGGCCCGCGGCATCCCGGCCGACGAGGCGCGCCGCCTGGTGGTCCGGGGCTTCTTCGCCGAGCTGGTCCAGCAGATCGGCGTCCCGGACGTCGAGGAGCGCCTGATGAACAAGATCGAGTCCGAGCTGGAAGCGTCCGCGGCATGA
- the sufB gene encoding Fe-S cluster assembly protein SufB produces the protein MTLPTETAHPELEGLGNYEYGWADSDVAGAAAKRGLSEDVVRDISAKKNEPEWMLKLRLKGLKLFDKKPMPTWGSDLSGIDFDNIKYFVRSTEQQAASWEDLPEDIKNTYDKLGIPEAEKQRLVAGVAAQYESEVVYHQIREDLEKQGVIFLDTDTALKEHPELFQEYFGTVIPVGDNKFASLNTAVWSGGSFIYVPKGVHVDIPLQAYFRINTENMGQFERTLIIVDEDAYVHYVEGCTAPIYKSDSLHSAVVEIIVKKGGRCRYTTIQNWSNNVYNLVTKRAVAYEGATMEWVDGNLGSKVTMKYPAVYLMGEHAKGETLSIAFAGEGQHQDAGSKMVHMAPNTSSNIVSKSVARGGGRTSYRGLVEIGEGAAGSKSNVLCDALLVDTISRSDTYPYVDVREDDVSMGHEATVSKVSEDQLFYLMSRGLSEQEAMAMIVRGFVEPIARELPMEYALELNRLIELQMEGAVG, from the coding sequence ATGACGCTCCCCACGGAGACTGCTCACCCTGAGCTCGAGGGGCTGGGCAACTACGAATACGGCTGGGCCGACTCCGACGTCGCCGGTGCCGCCGCCAAGCGCGGCCTCTCCGAGGACGTCGTCCGCGACATCTCGGCGAAGAAGAACGAGCCGGAGTGGATGCTCAAGCTGCGGCTGAAGGGCCTGAAGCTGTTCGACAAGAAGCCGATGCCGACCTGGGGCTCGGACCTCTCGGGCATCGACTTCGACAACATCAAGTACTTCGTCCGCTCCACGGAGCAGCAGGCCGCCTCCTGGGAGGACCTGCCCGAGGACATCAAGAACACCTACGACAAGCTCGGCATCCCCGAGGCGGAGAAGCAGCGCCTGGTCGCCGGCGTCGCCGCGCAGTACGAGTCGGAGGTCGTCTACCACCAGATCCGTGAGGACCTGGAGAAGCAGGGTGTCATCTTCCTGGACACCGACACCGCGCTGAAGGAGCACCCGGAGCTCTTCCAGGAGTACTTCGGCACCGTCATCCCGGTCGGTGACAACAAGTTCGCCTCGCTGAACACCGCGGTGTGGTCCGGCGGCTCGTTCATCTACGTGCCCAAGGGCGTCCACGTCGACATCCCGCTGCAGGCCTACTTCCGGATCAACACCGAGAACATGGGCCAGTTCGAGCGGACGCTGATCATCGTCGACGAGGACGCCTACGTCCACTACGTCGAGGGCTGCACCGCCCCGATCTACAAGTCCGACTCGCTGCACTCGGCCGTCGTCGAGATCATCGTGAAGAAGGGCGGCCGCTGCCGCTACACCACGATCCAGAACTGGTCGAACAACGTCTACAACCTCGTCACCAAGCGCGCTGTCGCCTACGAGGGCGCGACGATGGAGTGGGTCGACGGCAACCTCGGCTCCAAGGTCACCATGAAGTACCCGGCGGTCTACCTCATGGGCGAGCACGCCAAGGGCGAGACCCTGTCCATCGCCTTCGCGGGCGAGGGCCAGCACCAGGACGCCGGCTCCAAGATGGTCCACATGGCGCCCAACACCTCGTCCAACATCGTCTCCAAGTCGGTGGCGCGGGGCGGTGGCCGGACCTCCTACCGCGGCCTGGTCGAGATCGGCGAGGGCGCCGCGGGCTCCAAGTCCAACGTGCTGTGCGACGCGCTGCTGGTGGACACCATCTCCCGCTCCGACACCTACCCCTACGTCGACGTCCGCGAGGACGACGTGTCCATGGGGCACGAGGCGACGGTCTCCAAGGTCAGCGAGGACCAGCTCTTCTACCTGATGAGCCGCGGTCTGAGCGAGCAGGAGGCGATGGCGATGATCGTGCGCGGTTTCGTCGAGCCGATCGCCCGTGAGCTGCCGATGGAGTACGCGCTGGAGCTCAACCGGCTGATCGAGCTGCAGATGGAAGGCGCGGTCGGCTGA
- a CDS encoding metalloregulator ArsR/SmtB family transcription factor, protein MKKVREDRKRPAARQPAGPVSSTPAHDDQHGTRNRVARSILDHGPSTAAELALRLELTQAAVRRHLDALAAEGVVEPREKRVYGTRGRGRPAKAFALTDSGRDAFDQAYDGLAADALRWIAQSAGGGPEGEAAVAAFARARMAAQAENYREAVESAEPEARTQALAKALTADGYAATARSAPNPQLGEQLCQHHCPVVHVAEQYPQLCEAETEVFSRLLGTHVQRLATIAHGDGVCTTFVPKAGAGKAAHRTGERPTQTTTASASTAGRNPA, encoded by the coding sequence GTGAAAAAGGTGCGCGAGGACCGGAAGAGGCCAGCGGCCCGGCAGCCCGCCGGCCCCGTTTCGTCCACCCCTGCACACGACGATCAGCACGGCACTCGCAATCGCGTCGCCCGCTCGATCCTCGACCACGGCCCGTCCACCGCGGCCGAGCTGGCCCTCCGGCTGGAGCTGACCCAGGCCGCCGTCCGCCGTCATCTGGACGCGCTGGCCGCCGAGGGCGTCGTGGAGCCCCGCGAGAAGCGGGTCTACGGCACCCGCGGCCGCGGCCGCCCGGCCAAGGCGTTCGCCCTCACCGACTCCGGACGGGACGCCTTCGACCAGGCGTACGACGGCCTCGCCGCCGACGCGCTGCGCTGGATCGCGCAGAGCGCGGGCGGCGGTCCCGAGGGCGAGGCCGCGGTCGCCGCGTTCGCCCGCGCCCGGATGGCCGCGCAGGCCGAGAACTATCGCGAGGCGGTTGAGAGCGCCGAGCCCGAGGCCCGCACCCAGGCCCTGGCGAAGGCGTTGACCGCGGACGGGTACGCTGCTACGGCGCGCAGTGCGCCCAATCCCCAGCTCGGTGAACAGCTCTGCCAGCACCACTGCCCGGTCGTCCATGTCGCCGAGCAGTACCCGCAGCTGTGCGAGGCGGAGACCGAGGTCTTCTCCCGATTGCTCGGGACCCACGTACAGCGCCTTGCCACCATCGCCCACGGCGACGGGGTGTGCACGACCTTCGTCCCGAAGGCCGGCGCCGGCAAGGCAGCTCACCGCACCGGTGAGCGCCCCACACAGACCACCACAGCATCTGCTAGCACGGCCGGGAGGAACCCCGCATGA